The sequence below is a genomic window from Sphingomonas crusticola.
TGGTCGACGACCGGATCGCCCGGTTTGATGCCGGACTCCAGCGCCGCCAGATAGACGAACAATTTGAACGCGGATCCCGGCTGGCGCTGCGCCTGGGTCGCGCGATTGTAGATGGACGAGACATAGTCGGTCCCGCCGACCATGGCGCGCACCGCGCCGTCATTCTCCATCGACACCAATGCGCCCTGCAGCCCGGCCGGCGTATTCTGCCGGATGGCGGCGTCGGCCGCGCGCTGCATGCGCAGATCGAGCGTGGTCCAGATATCGAGCGGGACATTCTGCTCGTCGACGATCGTGTCGAGCTGCGCCAGCGCCCAATCGGTGAAATAGCGCACGCTATTCTGCTTCGGCTCGGGCGCGAACACGACGCGTTCGAGGTGCGCGCTGGCGGCCCGGGCCGGCGTGATCGCGCCGGCGTCGACCATCACTTCCAGCACGACCTTGGCGCGGTCGCGCGCGGCCTGGGCGTCGGCCGACGGCGAGTAATGGGACGGCGCCTTGACGAGGCCGGCGATCACCGCCGCCTCTTCCAGGCTCATATGATCGCCCGGATGGCCGAAGAATTTGCGGCTGGCGGCATCAACGCCATAGGCGCCGCCGCCGAAATAAACCCGGTTGAGGTAGAGTTCGAGGATCTGCTGCTTGGAGAATTTGCGTTCCATCGCCAGCGCCAGGATCGCCTCGCGCACCTTGCGCCCGGCATTATAGGCGTTGGTCAGGAAGATGTTGCGCGCCAGCTGCTGGGTTATGGTCGACGCGCCCTGCAGCCGGCGGCCATTGTCGTGCAGCCGCTTGGCAACCCACACCATGCGCGCGACCCCGACCGGATCGATGCCGGGATGGCTGTAGAAGCGCCGATCCTCCACCGCGACGATCGCGTCGCGCATCACCGGCGGAATGCGGTCATAAGTCAGCCAGTCGCCATAGCTCGGCCCGAGCGAGACCAGCAGGCTGCCGTCGGCGGCATGGACGCGCACGGTCTGCCCATTGGGCTTTTGGGTCAGATCGCTGAACGACGGCAGCGAGGCCATCGTCACGAGCACGGCGATCACCACCGCGACGACAGCCGCGAGGAAGCCGAACAGGATGACGCGAAGGATCATTCGGCCGGTATGGCGGGCGCGCGCAGGCGCGGAAGGACTTTGCGGATCGGGCATGGAGGCCGCGCCGGATTATAACCTATCATGCTGTCCTACAACCCCACCACACCGGCGGTTGCGCTCGGTTCGGCGCGAGCCTGAGCATCACGCGCCGATGCGGGTCAAGCGCGCCGCCAGCCCGAGCGAGCCCGGTAAGATCCCAACCAGCGACAGCAAAGGGCTGGCGAGCGACGGGCGCTCCGATGCGTAGCGTAGCGTTTCGGCGGCGCCGATCGGCCATGCCGAGCGACGGGTGAAGCCACGCTGGAATGTGGACGCGGCCTCGGGGCCACCCGCCAGCCACGCCTCGGCGGCACTGCGGCCGCTGGTCAGCGCGATGGCGATGCCGTCGCCCGCGAGCGACGCGATCACCGCCGCCTGATCGCCGATGCGGAAGCGGCCGGGCACCGCCTCCCGCGTCCGCCAGCCATAGGGAACTGCAGCGATCGCCGACCATGCCGTTGCGGGGGCGGACATGCGCGCCGCCAGACGCGGCGCTTCCTCCGCGAGCGCCGCGATCAGCCGCTCGGGCGATCCGCCCGCGGCGGCGAGGCGTTCGCTGGCGATGGAGAGGCAGAGATTGGCCTGGCCGTCATCCTGCACCAGCAGTCCGGCATAGCCGCCATCGAGCAGGTGCAGCTCGATCCAGCCGGCCAGATCGGGCTGGGCGGGAATGGCGGCGCGCAGGCCGACACGCGCGCGCTTGCCCGATCCGCGGGCGGCGCCACGCAGCTCATATTTGCCGGTGGCGAGGAACAGGCTGTCGGGCGTCAGCACGGCGCCATCGGCGAGGTGGACTTCGCCCCCTTCGATCCGGCGCACCGTCGTGCCGCGGCTGATCGCGACGCCGAGCCTGGCCGCCTCCGCCAGCAGCGCCGCGTCGAGCGTGCGGCGCGACAGGCCGGCAGCGGGATGGGGCAGCGCCGCCTCCGCCTGGCGCCCACCGGCGAGGACGCGGACATGGGTGATGCGGCGCGCACCCAATGCCCAGGGGTCGATGCCGAGCTTCCGCAGCGCGCCGATCGCATCCCAGCCCAGAAAGCCGCCGCACACTGGATCATGCGCCTGCGTCGTGCGCTCGATCAGATCGGCGGGCACGCCTCCCCGCGCCAGCGTGATCGCGGCGGCCGTGCCGGCCGGCCCGCCGCCGACGATCAGCGGAGCCGTTCGACGCACAGTCGGAACGGAAAGCGGCGGACGACCCGCGCGGCGTTGGCGGGAATGGCGGCCTGCGCCAGCAAGGGCGGCCACTCGGCGGGGCGAAAGCCGCGCGCGATCGAGAGCGTGCCGTCCTCACGCACGATGCGGTGCCACCGCATCAGCCGCGCGAGAATGGGATAGCCGAAATATGCGAGCCGGTGGCGGTGGATGTCGTTGACCATCCAGCCAAGCCGCGCCTCGGCTTCCATGAAGCGCAGGAAGGCGACCAGCTGCATATCGGTCATATGATGCGCGACCAGGCTCGAGACGATCAGGTCGAAGCCGCGCCCGGCGAGGTCGGCATAGTCGCCGGTGCGATAGGCGATCGGCATGTCGGGTGGCGTCGCCGCGGTCGCGGCCGGCGCCGAATTGGGGTTGAGATCGATCCCGACCAGTTCGGCGTCGATATCGTGCCGGTCGGCCCAGCGGGCGATGGCACGCAGCATGTCCCCCTCGCCGAAGCCGACGTCGAGCAGGCGGAAGCTGCGCCGGCCGCGCAGCGCGCGCCTGAGGAAGGCGATGGTCGGACGGCGTGCCAGGGTCAGGCTGTTGACCTGACCGAGGTCGGCGAGAACCTGTGCCAATATGTCGGGCGGCAGATCGTCCGCATCCATCTGCTCGGGCTCGCGCGAGCGG
It includes:
- a CDS encoding transglycosylase domain-containing protein, whose amino-acid sequence is MILRVILFGFLAAVVAVVIAVLVTMASLPSFSDLTQKPNGQTVRVHAADGSLLVSLGPSYGDWLTYDRIPPVMRDAIVAVEDRRFYSHPGIDPVGVARMVWVAKRLHDNGRRLQGASTITQQLARNIFLTNAYNAGRKVREAILALAMERKFSKQQILELYLNRVYFGGGAYGVDAASRKFFGHPGDHMSLEEAAVIAGLVKAPSHYSPSADAQAARDRAKVVLEVMVDAGAITPARAASAHLERVVFAPEPKQNSVRYFTDWALAQLDTIVDEQNVPLDIWTTLDLRMQRAADAAIRQNTPAGLQGALVSMENDGAVRAMVGGTDYVSSIYNRATQAQRQPGSAFKLFVYLAALESGIKPGDPVVDQPITIDGWSPRNSSRRYLGQIDVRNAFALSINTVAAAVGQKVGFDTVADMAHRFGITTPINTHPSMVLGTSDVRLIDMTRAFAAISAGGNAVTPYGITKVSTTDGNVLYQRNAEQPRVLVAPFVAAEMTDLLQTAVNTGTARAAQIGRPVAGKTGTTSSNKDGWFLGFSSGLTTGVWMGRDDAKPIPGLQGGRNPAQAFSAYMKDALQTRQPQEFQTEVTLPEWQLEPDEEAYFGDPDQQVGGDPALMPDDAQDPAVPPDDAGVPDEEPAPAPAPTQAPRRPAPADRPPASAPRQPQIDQRWLDNVLRDQPRQPR
- a CDS encoding NAD(P)/FAD-dependent oxidoreductase produces the protein MRRTAPLIVGGGPAGTAAAITLARGGVPADLIERTTQAHDPVCGGFLGWDAIGALRKLGIDPWALGARRITHVRVLAGGRQAEAALPHPAAGLSRRTLDAALLAEAARLGVAISRGTTVRRIEGGEVHLADGAVLTPDSLFLATGKYELRGAARGSGKRARVGLRAAIPAQPDLAGWIELHLLDGGYAGLLVQDDGQANLCLSIASERLAAAGGSPERLIAALAEEAPRLAARMSAPATAWSAIAAVPYGWRTREAVPGRFRIGDQAAVIASLAGDGIAIALTSGRSAAEAWLAGGPEAASTFQRGFTRRSAWPIGAAETLRYASERPSLASPLLSLVGILPGSLGLAARLTRIGA
- a CDS encoding methyltransferase domain-containing protein, with amino-acid sequence MNLAVRSREPEQMDADDLPPDILAQVLADLGQVNSLTLARRPTIAFLRRALRGRRSFRLLDVGFGEGDMLRAIARWADRHDIDAELVGIDLNPNSAPAATAATPPDMPIAYRTGDYADLAGRGFDLIVSSLVAHHMTDMQLVAFLRFMEAEARLGWMVNDIHRHRLAYFGYPILARLMRWHRIVREDGTLSIARGFRPAEWPPLLAQAAIPANAARVVRRFPFRLCVERLR